The following proteins are co-located in the Mycolicibacterium goodii genome:
- a CDS encoding NAD(P)/FAD-dependent oxidoreductase, with product MTDRTFVTVGAGQTAAVAARTLRRRGFDGRIILIGDEPHPPYQRPPLSKEFLSGAGAPDDLWILPEKWCADNSIEIRTGAEVTHVDATTGTVEIAGQAPIRADAVLFATGGRPRRLPVPGPRPELVHYLRTLDDARRLGRTLTPGCRIGIIGAGFIGLEIASTAVGLGVSVTVLEAAAIPLGTVLGPRVGTEIVRLHRGNGVGLHTGVAVEGVRTDADGVVVNTGAQDLRFDAVVIGIGITPNTDVAAASGLAVDDGIVVDAMGRASVPNIYAAGDVARRFSDRAGRHLRVEHFDNANRQGAAVANAMLGRDAVNDDAPWFWSDQYEHNLQLLGAATGDAVIRGDIEGFEFTAFYVDTDDTLCGVFTVDRGEDVMVGRELLGRRIPRAALQDQDSDLWELVDAEEVAQ from the coding sequence ATGACCGACCGCACCTTCGTGACCGTCGGGGCGGGACAGACCGCCGCGGTGGCCGCGCGCACGCTGCGGCGCCGCGGCTTCGACGGCCGGATCATCCTGATCGGCGACGAACCCCACCCGCCGTACCAGCGGCCTCCGCTGTCCAAGGAATTCCTCTCCGGCGCAGGCGCACCGGATGACCTGTGGATCCTGCCCGAAAAGTGGTGCGCCGACAACAGCATCGAGATCCGCACCGGCGCCGAGGTGACCCACGTCGACGCCACGACCGGCACCGTCGAGATCGCCGGCCAGGCACCGATCCGCGCGGACGCGGTGCTGTTCGCCACGGGCGGGCGGCCCCGCCGCCTGCCGGTGCCGGGCCCGCGTCCCGAACTCGTGCACTACCTGCGCACCCTCGACGACGCCCGGCGGTTGGGCCGGACCCTGACCCCCGGATGCCGGATCGGCATCATCGGCGCCGGTTTCATCGGACTCGAAATCGCTTCCACAGCAGTGGGTCTCGGCGTGTCGGTGACGGTACTCGAGGCCGCGGCGATCCCGCTGGGCACCGTGCTCGGGCCACGCGTGGGCACCGAGATCGTGCGATTGCACCGCGGCAACGGGGTCGGCCTGCACACCGGCGTCGCGGTGGAGGGTGTGCGCACCGACGCCGACGGGGTCGTCGTCAACACCGGCGCACAGGATCTGCGGTTCGACGCCGTCGTGATCGGCATCGGCATCACGCCGAACACCGACGTCGCCGCGGCATCCGGACTCGCCGTCGATGACGGCATCGTCGTCGACGCCATGGGCCGTGCCTCGGTACCCAACATCTACGCCGCGGGCGACGTCGCGCGCCGCTTCTCCGACCGCGCGGGCAGACACCTGCGCGTCGAACACTTCGACAACGCGAACCGGCAGGGCGCCGCGGTCGCCAACGCGATGCTGGGTCGCGACGCCGTCAACGACGACGCCCCGTGGTTCTGGTCCGACCAGTACGAGCACAACCTCCAACTGCTCGGCGCCGCCACCGGCGATGCGGTGATCCGCGGTGACATCGAGGGTTTCGAGTTCACCGCGTTCTACGTCGACACCGACGACACGCTGTGCGGCGTGTTCACCGTCGATCGTGGTGAAGACGTCATGGTCGGCCGGGAACTGCTGGGCCGGCGTATTCCGCGCGCCGCGCTGCAGGACCAGGACAGCGATCTGTGGGAGCTCGTCGACGCCGAGGAGGTGGCACAGTGA
- a CDS encoding Rieske (2Fe-2S) protein has product MTANWVAVASRKELARRRKLRVELDGLAIALFEAAGRVYAFADACVHQDRSLVKGTLLHGKVICPGHQWQFDLETGYEESQDRCQPTYAVRVDDDTVYVDPTTARLSPVTAGEEANA; this is encoded by the coding sequence GTGACTGCGAACTGGGTTGCGGTGGCGAGCCGTAAAGAGCTCGCCCGGCGCCGCAAACTCCGGGTGGAACTCGACGGTCTGGCCATCGCGCTGTTCGAGGCGGCGGGACGGGTGTACGCATTCGCCGATGCATGCGTGCACCAGGACCGGTCCCTGGTCAAAGGAACCCTGCTGCACGGCAAGGTGATCTGCCCCGGCCACCAGTGGCAGTTCGACCTCGAGACCGGATACGAGGAGAGCCAGGACCGCTGCCAACCCACCTACGCGGTGCGCGTCGACGACGACACCGTATACGTCGACCCCACCACGGCGCGACTGTCGCCCGTGACCGCAGGAGAGGAAGCCAACGCATGA
- a CDS encoding TenA family transcriptional regulator, translated as MTELLGRDEFRAELQNAIKGREAKNASFSKAWAEGKLTKEHFARWAENHYHYVGPFADYLANIYSNTPDEFTGAKDFTLQNMYEEELADIRHTDLLIKFGEACGTTRERIEDPSNMNPITRGLQAWCYAVSQREHFVVATAALVVGLESQVPSIYTKQIVPLREVYGFSEDEIEFFDLHITSDVVHGERGYQIVLDHADTPQLQQRCLQLVRWGAEMRFSYTKGLYDYYVAPDLEPAAV; from the coding sequence ATGACCGAGCTGCTGGGACGCGACGAATTCCGCGCCGAACTCCAGAACGCGATCAAGGGCCGCGAAGCCAAGAACGCGTCGTTCTCCAAGGCGTGGGCCGAGGGCAAGCTGACCAAGGAGCACTTCGCCCGGTGGGCCGAGAACCACTACCACTACGTGGGTCCGTTCGCCGACTACCTGGCCAACATCTACTCGAACACCCCTGACGAGTTCACCGGCGCGAAGGACTTCACGCTGCAGAACATGTACGAGGAGGAGCTGGCCGACATCCGTCACACCGATCTGCTGATCAAGTTCGGTGAGGCGTGCGGCACCACGCGGGAACGCATCGAGGACCCGTCGAACATGAACCCGATCACGCGCGGTCTACAGGCGTGGTGCTACGCGGTCTCGCAGCGCGAGCACTTCGTGGTCGCCACCGCGGCCCTGGTGGTCGGGCTGGAATCCCAGGTGCCCAGCATCTACACCAAGCAGATCGTGCCGCTGCGCGAGGTGTACGGGTTCTCCGAGGACGAGATCGAGTTCTTCGATCTGCACATCACCTCTGACGTGGTGCACGGCGAGCGCGGATACCAGATCGTGCTCGACCACGCCGACACCCCGCAGCTGCAGCAGCGCTGCCTGCAACTGGTGCGTTGGGGCGCCGAGATGCGGTTCTCCTACACCAAGGGCCTCTACGACTACTACGTCGCGCCGGATCTCGAGCCGGCCGCCGTCTGA
- a CDS encoding GlcG/HbpS family heme-binding protein: MHRIHRITLDDALPLLAAGRAKAEEIGVKQTLCICDDGGNVIALHRLPGARLTGVDIAIAKAFTAAGHERATHLFNEPPNGPALPGNEAFGISHMLPGKFAIFVGGFPLVYDGQIVGGVGISGGNGDQDKAVGAAILAEFEALTAAQV, translated from the coding sequence ATGCACAGAATTCACCGCATCACCCTCGATGACGCGTTGCCATTGCTGGCCGCGGGCCGTGCCAAAGCCGAGGAGATCGGCGTCAAGCAGACCCTGTGCATCTGTGATGACGGCGGCAATGTCATTGCGCTGCACCGGTTGCCGGGAGCCAGGCTCACCGGTGTGGACATCGCGATCGCGAAGGCGTTCACCGCGGCAGGTCACGAACGTGCCACGCACCTGTTCAACGAACCGCCCAACGGGCCCGCGCTGCCCGGCAACGAGGCGTTCGGCATCAGCCACATGCTGCCCGGCAAATTCGCGATCTTCGTCGGCGGATTCCCGCTGGTGTACGACGGGCAGATCGTGGGGGGAGTGGGCATCAGCGGCGGCAACGGCGACCAGGACAAGGCCGTCGGCGCGGCGATCCTCGCCGAATTCGAGGCACTGACCGCCGCGCAGGTGTGA
- a CDS encoding PucR family transcriptional regulator, whose protein sequence is MTAPPIDSDRMTVRGLLDESLMSSARVVAGENLLDEELNWVLPLNEVLSQHDRLDAVAVYARPESLSGRASTLSALAARGATTLLVDGVAPPDLGGLPTGLVVVELGIPVGFAALNRLLAERALSQEVHVMRYSTHVHATLAGLFHRGAGLQILVREVSNLARNPAVALDARGHVVAHHGLPPEAVAALADSMSRMLATDLPASERRHDGHDTRTQQVTGPQDSTWTCVASAIRLGKSFEGWVAVLVPALGPDHTANAPTRHDLARHAVLTEQATAIIGSEMLRQRSVDEAEERARGDFVQALVHGSFSSEHDMRARAEHHDIELDARFGVFVAPGVLPRVSDSPTTPMVRLARYAAGVAPHPSVHAYVTVIGDVLVVVRTLRGEDAGTMRTEMADYAEAMSHELQRRRGLPAPVAFGRPALGAGEVRESYREARVALGIARRLHRTGATSYQQLRGFTVLAQVAETEDSRQLVRDVLGPLRSSPDLLETLEAYLSEGGNINATARTLNVHRNTMLAKLDRISRMLGMDVRDPEHQFTVWLAIRLDLLDEVHSAVEREASFR, encoded by the coding sequence ATGACGGCACCACCGATCGACAGCGACCGGATGACCGTGCGCGGACTGCTCGACGAGTCACTGATGTCGAGCGCCAGGGTGGTGGCGGGCGAAAATCTGCTCGACGAGGAACTCAACTGGGTGCTGCCACTCAACGAAGTTCTGTCACAACATGATCGGCTCGACGCGGTGGCGGTGTACGCGCGCCCGGAGTCGTTGAGCGGCCGCGCGTCGACGCTGTCGGCGCTGGCCGCCAGGGGTGCGACGACGTTGCTCGTCGACGGCGTGGCCCCACCCGACCTCGGCGGACTGCCGACCGGACTGGTGGTCGTCGAACTCGGTATTCCGGTGGGCTTCGCCGCACTCAACCGGCTGCTGGCCGAGCGCGCGCTCAGCCAGGAGGTCCACGTCATGCGCTACTCGACGCACGTACACGCCACCCTGGCCGGATTGTTCCACCGCGGCGCCGGCCTGCAGATCCTGGTGCGCGAGGTTTCCAACCTGGCCCGCAACCCCGCGGTCGCCCTCGACGCCCGCGGCCATGTGGTGGCCCACCATGGGCTGCCACCCGAAGCCGTGGCAGCCCTGGCCGATTCGATGAGCCGGATGCTCGCCACCGACCTCCCGGCGTCCGAGCGCCGCCACGACGGCCACGACACCCGCACCCAGCAGGTCACCGGACCCCAGGACAGCACGTGGACCTGTGTGGCGAGCGCGATCCGGCTAGGTAAATCGTTCGAGGGATGGGTGGCCGTCCTGGTCCCGGCCCTCGGGCCGGACCACACCGCCAATGCGCCGACCAGACACGACCTGGCCCGGCATGCGGTGCTCACCGAACAGGCCACCGCGATCATCGGTTCGGAGATGCTGCGGCAGCGCAGCGTCGACGAGGCCGAGGAACGCGCACGGGGCGATTTCGTCCAGGCGCTCGTGCACGGCAGTTTCTCCAGCGAGCACGACATGCGGGCCCGCGCCGAACACCACGACATCGAGCTCGACGCCCGGTTCGGCGTGTTCGTGGCGCCGGGTGTGCTGCCTCGGGTCTCCGACAGCCCGACGACCCCGATGGTGCGTCTTGCGCGCTACGCGGCCGGGGTGGCCCCGCACCCGTCGGTGCACGCATACGTCACGGTGATCGGTGACGTGCTCGTCGTGGTCCGCACGCTGCGCGGCGAGGACGCCGGCACCATGCGCACCGAGATGGCCGACTACGCCGAGGCCATGTCGCACGAACTGCAGCGGCGCCGTGGTCTGCCCGCCCCGGTCGCCTTCGGACGGCCCGCCCTCGGCGCAGGCGAGGTCAGGGAGAGTTATCGCGAGGCCAGGGTCGCGCTCGGCATCGCCCGGCGCCTGCACCGCACCGGGGCGACGTCGTATCAGCAACTGCGGGGTTTCACGGTGCTGGCCCAGGTCGCCGAGACCGAGGACAGCCGCCAGCTTGTCCGAGATGTGTTGGGCCCGTTGCGCTCTTCACCGGACCTGTTGGAGACGCTGGAGGCGTACCTGTCCGAGGGCGGCAACATCAATGCCACCGCACGCACGCTCAACGTGCACCGCAACACCATGCTGGCCAAGCTGGACCGCATCTCCCGGATGCTCGGCATGGACGTCCGCGATCCCGAGCATCAGTTCACGGTGTGGCTGGCCATCCGTCTCGATCTGCTCGACGAGGTGCATTCGGCGGTCGAACGCGAGGCGAGCTTCCGCTGA
- a CDS encoding MFS transporter — protein MTDVRQAQTPPNGPDTSTDTGTPLGLTALLAGTLVGTLSNNVVNVPLGAIIDEFDSSLESGVFVVVGFLVCFAATIPLAGWFGDRFGRRRVYCAALLATAVCAVGAATAPSLPLLIAWRSVGGVAAAAFAPAVMGLIAWMFSGPRRGQAMGAWASVNGIGQAVGPSLGGLVADTWGWRWVFVPLVPVALAGLVSTLRYVPRFPGAKMSFDLTGAAALTFGSALLMLGLALVPQDNVSGWVAPASMVLGVVALAWFCFHCARVANPFVNVRLLTETRFARSALAAFAQMFCLGAILLAVPLYLVAHQVSISAAGLVLFTVPVAMAVLGPVVGRGQDRLGPRRVLRVGLILLLAVQVGLAVTVAQHRLMLGLLTAALVAAGVGIALVQTPAATGATRSPAGAEGTGLGVFNLVRFAGSACGAAWVAVALAGAASYPGVFIAGAVIVAIGLAGSFFGPDPA, from the coding sequence ATGACCGATGTCCGCCAGGCGCAGACCCCCCCGAACGGTCCGGACACCAGCACCGACACCGGTACACCGCTGGGCCTTACCGCGCTGCTCGCCGGCACGCTCGTGGGCACCCTCAGCAACAACGTCGTGAACGTGCCGCTCGGCGCGATCATCGACGAGTTCGATTCTTCTCTGGAGAGCGGCGTTTTCGTCGTGGTGGGCTTCCTGGTCTGCTTCGCCGCGACCATACCGCTGGCCGGGTGGTTCGGCGACCGATTCGGCCGCCGTCGGGTGTACTGCGCGGCGCTGCTCGCCACCGCGGTGTGTGCTGTCGGCGCGGCGACCGCGCCGTCGTTGCCGCTGCTGATCGCGTGGCGGTCGGTGGGAGGCGTTGCCGCGGCGGCGTTCGCACCCGCGGTGATGGGACTGATCGCGTGGATGTTCTCCGGGCCGCGCCGCGGCCAGGCCATGGGCGCATGGGCGTCGGTGAACGGCATCGGGCAGGCTGTGGGTCCCAGCCTGGGCGGTCTGGTGGCCGACACCTGGGGATGGCGGTGGGTCTTCGTTCCGCTCGTCCCGGTCGCACTGGCGGGCCTGGTGAGCACACTGCGCTACGTGCCGCGGTTTCCCGGGGCCAAGATGTCATTCGACCTGACCGGGGCGGCCGCGTTGACGTTCGGTTCGGCACTGCTGATGCTCGGACTGGCCCTGGTGCCGCAGGACAACGTCAGCGGTTGGGTCGCGCCGGCATCTATGGTGCTCGGCGTCGTCGCGCTGGCCTGGTTCTGCTTTCACTGTGCGCGGGTGGCGAATCCGTTTGTCAACGTTCGCCTGCTCACCGAAACCCGTTTTGCCAGAAGTGCTCTCGCGGCGTTTGCGCAGATGTTCTGTCTCGGGGCCATCCTGCTGGCCGTGCCGCTGTATCTGGTCGCGCATCAGGTGTCGATATCGGCGGCCGGTCTGGTGCTGTTCACGGTGCCTGTGGCGATGGCGGTGCTGGGCCCGGTGGTGGGGCGCGGGCAGGACCGACTCGGGCCGCGCCGCGTGCTGCGCGTCGGGCTCATCCTGTTGCTGGCGGTGCAGGTCGGCCTGGCCGTCACGGTTGCCCAGCACCGCCTGATGCTGGGATTGCTGACAGCCGCGCTGGTGGCGGCGGGCGTGGGCATCGCACTGGTGCAGACCCCGGCGGCGACCGGCGCGACGCGCTCACCTGCAGGCGCGGAGGGCACCGGTCTCGGCGTGTTCAACCTGGTGCGCTTCGCCGGATCGGCCTGCGGCGCAGCCTGGGTCGCGGTGGCCCTGGCCGGCGCCGCGTCGTATCCGGGAGTGTTCATCGCGGGCGCGGTGATCGTGGCCATCGGGCTGGCCGGGTCGTTCTTCGGGCCGGACCCGGCCTGA
- a CDS encoding formylglycine-generating enzyme family protein, translating to MLTELVEVPGGSFRMGSTSFYPEEAPVHTATVADFAIERHPVTNAQFAEFVDATGYVTVAERPLDPELYPGVSEADLVPGSLVFRPTPGPVDLRDWRQWWDWAPGACWRHPFGPAREPCRPDHPVVQVAYPDALAYATWAGRRLPTEAEWEYAARGGPDGDVGLRYAWGDEVSPGGRLMANTWQGRFPYRNDGALGWKGTSPVGTFPPNRLGLVDMIGNVWEWTATKFSAHHRPGDRSHVTCCPPPAGGDPGVIQVLKGGSHLCAPEYCHRYRPAARSPQSQDSSTTHIGFRCVVS from the coding sequence ATGTTGACCGAGCTTGTCGAGGTTCCCGGCGGGTCGTTCCGGATGGGGTCGACGAGTTTCTACCCCGAGGAAGCGCCGGTGCATACCGCGACGGTCGCCGATTTCGCGATCGAGCGCCATCCGGTGACCAACGCGCAGTTCGCCGAGTTCGTCGACGCCACCGGATATGTCACCGTCGCTGAGCGGCCGCTGGATCCCGAGCTGTATCCGGGTGTGTCAGAAGCCGACCTGGTGCCGGGTTCGCTGGTGTTCCGGCCGACGCCCGGACCGGTGGATCTGCGCGACTGGCGACAGTGGTGGGACTGGGCGCCCGGCGCGTGCTGGCGCCACCCGTTCGGGCCTGCCCGCGAACCCTGCCGACCCGACCACCCTGTGGTGCAGGTCGCCTATCCCGACGCGCTGGCCTACGCGACGTGGGCCGGACGCCGCCTGCCCACCGAGGCCGAGTGGGAGTACGCCGCGCGCGGTGGTCCCGATGGCGACGTCGGGTTGCGCTACGCCTGGGGTGACGAGGTCAGCCCGGGCGGCCGGCTGATGGCGAACACCTGGCAGGGCAGGTTCCCGTATCGCAACGACGGTGCACTCGGCTGGAAGGGCACGTCACCGGTCGGAACGTTCCCGCCGAACCGGCTCGGCCTCGTCGACATGATCGGCAACGTGTGGGAGTGGACGGCGACGAAGTTCTCGGCCCATCACCGACCGGGGGACCGGTCGCACGTCACGTGCTGCCCGCCGCCCGCGGGCGGCGACCCCGGCGTCATCCAGGTGCTCAAGGGCGGATCGCACCTGTGCGCGCCGGAGTACTGCCACCGCTACCGGCCGGCGGCGCGCTCACCCCAGTCGCAGGACAGTTCCACCACCCACATCGGTTTCCGCTGCGTCGTGTCCTGA
- a CDS encoding sulfatase-like hydrolase/transferase produces the protein MATEFNGKIELDIRDSEPDWGPFSAPTAPEGAPNVLYLVWDDIGIATWDCFGGLVEMPAMRRIAERGVRLSQFHTTALCSPTRASLLTGRNPTTVGMATIEEFTDGFPNCSGRIPFETALLPEVLAENGYNTYCIGKWHLTPLEESNLASTKRHWPCSRGFERFYGFMGGETDQWYPDLTYDNHPVDPPATPEEGYHLSKDLADKTIEFIRDAKVVAPDKPWFTYLCPGAGHAPHHVFKEWADRYQGRFDMGYEKYREIVLENQKRMGLVPPDTELSPMNPYLDVAGPGGQPWPAQDTVRPWDSLSDEEKTLFCRMAEVFAGFLSYTDAQIGRLLDYLEESGQIDNTIIVVISDNGASGEGGPNGSVNETKFFNGYIDTAEEGLKVIDKLGGPQTYNHYPIGWAMAFNTPYKLFKRYASHEGGIADPAIIAWPKGIAAHGEIRDNYVNVCDITPTVYDLLGITPPATVRGIPQKPLDGVSFKTALSDPQSPTGKETQFYAMLGTRGIWHKGWFANTVHAATPSGWGHFDDDRWELFHIDTDRSQCRDLAAEHPGKLEELKALWFSEADKYNGLPLSDFDILETTSRWRPYLTGQRTSYTYYPHTAEVGMGAVVELRGQSFKVLAEVTVDSAEAQGVIFKHGGAHGGHALFIADGHLHYVYNFLGEREQVLSAPDPVPLGRHIFGVRYERTGTVPNSHTPVGVATLFVDGVAVAELADVQTHPAIFSLAGGGIAVGRNTGSAVSRSYRAPFPFTGGEIAQLTVDLSGEPYEDLAIRRAAAFARD, from the coding sequence ATGGCTACCGAGTTCAACGGCAAGATCGAACTGGACATCAGGGATTCCGAGCCGGACTGGGGGCCGTTCTCGGCGCCAACGGCGCCCGAGGGCGCGCCCAACGTCCTCTACCTCGTGTGGGACGACATCGGCATCGCCACCTGGGACTGCTTCGGTGGCCTGGTCGAGATGCCCGCGATGCGGCGCATCGCCGAACGCGGCGTGCGGTTGTCCCAGTTCCACACCACGGCGCTGTGCTCGCCGACGCGGGCGTCGCTGCTCACCGGCCGTAACCCCACCACCGTCGGGATGGCAACCATCGAGGAGTTCACCGACGGGTTCCCCAACTGCAGCGGCCGCATCCCGTTCGAGACCGCACTGCTACCCGAGGTGCTCGCCGAGAACGGCTACAACACATACTGCATCGGCAAATGGCACCTGACGCCGTTGGAAGAGTCGAACCTCGCGTCGACGAAGCGGCACTGGCCGTGCTCGCGCGGCTTCGAGCGGTTCTACGGCTTCATGGGCGGCGAGACCGACCAGTGGTATCCGGACCTGACCTACGACAACCACCCGGTCGACCCGCCTGCTACGCCCGAAGAGGGCTATCACCTGTCAAAAGACCTGGCAGACAAGACGATCGAGTTCATCCGCGACGCCAAGGTGGTGGCCCCGGACAAGCCGTGGTTCACCTACCTGTGCCCGGGAGCGGGCCACGCGCCGCACCACGTGTTCAAGGAGTGGGCCGACCGGTACCAGGGCCGCTTCGACATGGGCTACGAGAAGTACCGCGAGATCGTGCTGGAGAACCAGAAGCGGATGGGTCTGGTGCCGCCCGACACCGAGCTGTCGCCGATGAACCCCTACCTGGACGTGGCGGGTCCCGGCGGTCAACCGTGGCCCGCGCAGGACACCGTGCGACCGTGGGACAGCCTGTCCGACGAGGAAAAGACCCTGTTCTGCCGGATGGCCGAGGTGTTCGCCGGGTTCCTGTCCTACACCGACGCCCAGATCGGGCGGTTGCTGGACTACCTGGAGGAGTCGGGGCAGATCGACAACACCATCATCGTGGTGATCTCCGACAACGGAGCCAGCGGCGAGGGCGGCCCCAACGGGTCGGTCAACGAGACCAAGTTCTTCAACGGCTACATCGACACGGCCGAGGAGGGGCTGAAGGTCATCGACAAACTCGGTGGCCCGCAGACCTACAACCACTACCCGATCGGCTGGGCCATGGCGTTCAACACGCCGTACAAGTTGTTCAAGCGCTACGCCTCACACGAAGGCGGCATCGCCGATCCGGCAATCATCGCCTGGCCCAAGGGAATTGCCGCTCACGGCGAGATCCGCGACAACTACGTCAACGTCTGCGACATCACGCCGACGGTGTACGACCTGCTGGGCATCACCCCACCTGCCACGGTGCGCGGTATCCCGCAGAAACCGCTCGACGGCGTGAGCTTCAAAACGGCGCTGAGTGATCCGCAGTCGCCCACCGGCAAGGAGACCCAGTTCTACGCGATGCTGGGGACGCGCGGCATCTGGCACAAGGGTTGGTTCGCCAACACCGTGCACGCGGCGACGCCATCGGGCTGGGGTCATTTCGACGACGACCGCTGGGAGCTCTTCCACATCGACACCGACCGCAGCCAGTGTCGCGACCTGGCTGCCGAACATCCCGGCAAACTCGAAGAACTCAAGGCGCTGTGGTTCAGCGAAGCCGACAAGTACAACGGCCTGCCGCTGAGTGATTTCGACATCCTGGAGACCACCAGCCGGTGGAGGCCCTACCTGACCGGGCAACGGACCAGCTACACGTACTACCCGCACACCGCCGAGGTCGGCATGGGTGCGGTCGTCGAACTGCGCGGGCAGTCGTTCAAGGTGCTGGCCGAGGTCACCGTCGACAGTGCCGAGGCCCAGGGGGTGATCTTCAAGCACGGCGGCGCACACGGCGGTCACGCGCTGTTCATCGCCGACGGTCACCTGCACTACGTGTACAACTTCCTCGGCGAACGCGAGCAGGTGCTGTCCGCACCGGATCCGGTTCCGTTGGGCCGCCACATCTTCGGGGTGCGCTACGAGCGCACCGGCACCGTGCCGAACAGCCACACCCCGGTCGGCGTGGCGACGTTGTTCGTCGACGGCGTGGCCGTGGCTGAGCTGGCCGACGTGCAGACCCACCCGGCGATCTTCTCGCTCGCAGGCGGCGGCATCGCCGTCGGACGCAACACCGGGTCGGCGGTGTCGCGCAGCTACCGGGCGCCGTTCCCGTTCACCGGTGGCGAGATCGCCCAGCTGACCGTGGACCTGTCCGGAGAGCCGTACGAGGATCTGGCGATAAGACGGGCCGCCGCGTTCGCCAGGGACTGA
- a CDS encoding LacI family DNA-binding transcriptional regulator has protein sequence MAGQRGPLTLRKIADELGVSPSTVSRVLAAPGEAALRWGAPETVARIRAYAEEHGYSPNPQASSLRTRRSGLIGVLVPRLQDYVLATIYEGIEEAASEAGLSTFVTNSLDKPENQRARTRMMIDRRVDGLIYGDAHLDHRFLDEVHDQGVKFSLVSRSAGDYPSATVDDMLGGRLVGRHLADTGRRDVAVVAGLEFASTARKRTQGCIDALAENGIHVPPERVIYTGFDPAGGRAAAERILASGSVPDAIFATNDFAAIGAFGVLRDKGIRVPDDVALVGYNDTPLAEGGAVPLTTIRSPMHEMGRQGVRLLLELLAGRTPESVVLEPELIVRGSSLTQ, from the coding sequence ATGGCGGGACAGCGCGGACCGTTGACATTGCGGAAAATCGCCGACGAACTGGGCGTCAGCCCGTCCACTGTGTCTCGTGTGCTCGCCGCGCCCGGCGAGGCGGCGTTGCGATGGGGAGCCCCGGAGACCGTCGCGCGCATCCGCGCGTATGCCGAGGAGCACGGTTACTCGCCCAATCCCCAGGCATCGAGTCTGCGGACCCGCCGGTCGGGGCTGATCGGCGTGCTGGTCCCGCGACTCCAGGACTACGTGCTGGCCACGATCTACGAAGGGATCGAGGAAGCTGCCTCGGAGGCGGGGCTTTCCACCTTCGTCACCAACTCGCTCGACAAACCCGAGAATCAGCGGGCGCGGACCCGGATGATGATCGACCGGCGCGTCGACGGACTGATCTACGGTGATGCGCATCTGGATCACAGGTTTCTCGACGAAGTGCACGACCAGGGCGTCAAGTTCTCGCTGGTGTCACGTTCGGCGGGCGACTACCCGTCGGCAACCGTCGACGACATGTTGGGCGGCCGGCTCGTCGGCCGGCATCTCGCCGACACCGGGCGCCGTGACGTGGCCGTGGTGGCCGGGTTGGAATTCGCCTCGACGGCGCGCAAACGTACACAAGGTTGTATCGACGCGTTGGCGGAGAACGGAATTCACGTTCCTCCCGAACGTGTGATCTATACCGGTTTCGACCCCGCGGGAGGCCGCGCTGCCGCCGAGCGGATCCTCGCATCGGGTTCGGTGCCCGACGCGATCTTCGCCACCAACGACTTCGCTGCCATCGGTGCGTTCGGGGTGCTGCGGGACAAGGGAATTCGTGTTCCCGACGATGTTGCTCTGGTGGGATACAACGACACGCCGCTCGCGGAGGGTGGAGCTGTGCCCCTGACCACGATCCGCTCCCCGATGCACGAGATGGGACGCCAGGGCGTGCGGCTTCTGCTGGAACTGCTGGCCGGCCGCACGCCGGAATCGGTCGTCCTTGAGCCTGAGCTCATCGTCCGCGGCAGCAGCCTGACGCAGTGA